The Vicia villosa cultivar HV-30 ecotype Madison, WI linkage group LG1, Vvil1.0, whole genome shotgun sequence genome includes a region encoding these proteins:
- the LOC131659299 gene encoding DNA-binding protein S1FA3-like, with protein sequence NVQNAGSQGFNPGLIVLLVVGGLLLTFLIGNFVLYSYAQKTIPPRKKKPVS encoded by the coding sequence AATGTTCAGAATGCTGGATCTCAAGGGTTCAACCCAGGCTTAATAGTTCTACTTGTTGTTGGAGGGTTGCTATTAACATTCCTCATTGGAAACTTTGTCCTCTACTCTTATGCACAGAAGACTATTCCTCCTAGGAAAAAGAAGCCAGTCTCCTAG